Proteins encoded by one window of Agelaius phoeniceus isolate bAgePho1 chromosome 3, bAgePho1.hap1, whole genome shotgun sequence:
- the ADGRF4 gene encoding adhesion G protein-coupled receptor F4 isoform X4 gives MDVRVIYCLLFWAAHFFLAVPHTTPRVLGNESKTGYEQDACINLIPCQDNGAICIQPCSPSFHGETSFVCEDRKWQMLSDACASLDVQSLFQRISQSELPCSGGHLPFVGGGKLGPGKPGDGAKHFGAGNHSCQADFSCIIPDILSSPAIPGNIADIVELLKKISLLLSENVTRGKMQSYSRIANHILNSSIISNWAFVKNRNAGSILLDSVNLFAGKLLLRNGSESIQEPFIATKGYSIHRNTSGKSFDFSMEFNSTGNISGHVVIPEQELLRLPRASKAISVAFPTLGAILETNRPDPAVVNGMVLSVSLPEELQNVLLTFEKLNKLEQVGAQCVGWHSAERRWDPRACQVRAHNASAVVCVCAHRRRTYGAFSILMAPAVPRSSLLDYITRVGLGLSILSLVLCLVVEAVVWQHVTKTEITYMRHFCLVNIAASLLVADVLFILAAIVHNAALNYQLCVAATFFLHFFYLALFFWMFTLGLLILYGLLLIFFKITRSVFLAAAFSIGYGCPLVISVLTVAITEPKNGYLRSGACWLNWYETKALLAFVVPALSIIVMNLIVVVVVVVKTGRSSLGDGCKSQDLSSMIRVSKNVALLTPLLGLTWGFGLATIIDSRSLAFHVVFALLNAFQGFFILLFGTLLDRKTREALRMNCFSSRRKWGLEKS, from the exons ATGGATGTGAGGGTGATCTACTGCCTGCTCTTTTGGGCTGCACACTTCTTCCTGGCCGTGCCACACACCACTCCCAGG gttcTTGGTAACGAATCAAAGACTGGTTATGAGCAAG ATGCCTGTATAAATCTCATTCCCTGCCAAGATAATGGAGCAATTTGTATTCAGCCTTGCTCTCCCTCCTTCCATGGGGAGACAAGCTTTGTCTGTGAGGACAGAAAGTGGCAGATGCTGTCAGATGCTTGTGCAAGCCTGGATGTTCAGTCCCTTTTTCAG AGGATATCCCAAAGTGAACTCCCATGCTCTGGAGGACATCTTCCTTTTGTAGGAGGAGGAAAGCTAGGGCCTGGGAAGCCTGGAGATGGAGCAAAACATTTTGGTGCTGGGAATCATAGCTGCCAAGCTGATTTTTCATGCATCATCCCAGATATCCTGTCTTCACCAGCCATCCCAGGAAACATTGCTGATATAGTGGAATTGCTAAAGAAGATTTCCCTGCTGCTATCAGAGAATGTGACTAGAGGAAAAATGCAG AGTTACAGCAGGATAGCAAACCATATTCTCAACAGCTCCATCATTTCCAACTGGGCTTTTGTGAAGAACAGAAATGCTGGTTCAATATTACTGGACTCGGTGAATTTATTTGCTGGGAAACTTCTTCTAAGAAATGGGTCAGAAAGTATCCAGGAGCCCTTCATCGCCACCAAAGGCTACAGCATACACAGAAACACTTCAGGAAAGAGCTTTGACTTTTCCATGGAGTTCAACAGCACAGGCAATATTTCTGGCCACGTGGTGATTCCAGAGCAAGAGCTGCTGAGGTTGCCCAGAGCTTCCAAAGCCATCAGCGTTGCATTTCCAACGCTTGGAGCCATCCTGGAGACCAACCGGCCGGACCCCGCTGTTGTGAACGGGATGGTGCTGTCGGTGTCGCTGCCAGAGGAGCTCCAGAACGTTTTGCTCACCTTTGAGAAGCTGAACAagctggagcaggtgggggcTCAATGCGTGGGGTGGCACTCGGCTGAGCGGCGCTGGGACCCGCGGGCGTGCCAGGTGCGCGCGCACAACGCCAGCGCCGTGGTTTGCGTCTGCGCCCACCGGCGCCGCACCTACGGAGCCTTCTCCATCCTGATGGCCCCGGCCGTGCCACGGAGCTCCCTGCTGGACTACATCACACGGGTGGGCCTGGGGCTGTCCATTCTCAGCCTGGTCCTCTGCCTCGTCGTCGAGGCCGTGGTGTGGCAGCATGTCACCAAAACTGAAATCACCTACATGCGCCACTTCTGCTTGGTCAACATCGCTGCCTCGCTTCTCGTCGCTGACGTCCTGTTCATCCTGGCAGCCATTGTGCACAATGCAGCCCTGAACTACCAGCTGTGTGTGGCAGCcacttttttccttcactttttcTATCTTGCCCTGTTTTTTTGGATGTTTACCTTGGGCCTCTTAATTCTCTATggattattattaattttttttaagataacaAGATCTGTATTCTTAGCTGCAGCATTCTCTATTGGATATGGATGTCCCTTGGTCATATCTGTCCTCACTGTTGCTATTACTGAACCAAAAAATGGGTATTTAAGGAGTGGAGCTTGCTGGCTCAATTGGTATGAGACAAAAGCCCTTTTGGCTTTTGTTGTACCTGCCCTGAGCATCATTGTCATGAATCTCATTGTGGTAGTCGTGGTTGTGGTGAAGACTGGGAGATCCTCCCTTGGAGATGGCTGCAAGTCACAAGATTTGAGCAGCATGATCCGAGTCAGCAAAAACGTTGCCCTTCTGACACCTCTGCTAGGCCTCACCTGGGGCTTTGGGTTAGCCACAATCATTGACAGCCGCTCTCTGGCCTTCCACGTCGTGTTTGCGTTGCTGAACGCCTTCCAG GGATTCTTCATCCTGTTGTTTGGGACACTTCTGGACAGAAAG ACAAGAGAAGCCTTAAGGATGAACTGCTTTTCATCAAGGCGAAAGTGGGGTCTAGAAAAG TCCTAG
- the ADGRF4 gene encoding adhesion G protein-coupled receptor F4 isoform X3, with protein MDVRVIYCLLFWAAHFFLAVPHTTPRVLGNESKTGYEQDACINLIPCQDNGAICIQPCSPSFHGETSFVCEDRKWQMLSDACASLDVQSLFQRISQSELPCSGGHLPFVGGGKLGPGKPGDGAKHFGAGNHSCQADFSCIIPDILSSPAIPGNIADIVELLKKISLLLSENVTRGKMQSYSRIANHILNSSIISNWAFVKNRNAGSILLDSVNLFAGKLLLRNGSESIQEPFIATKGYSIHRNTSGKSFDFSMEFNSTGNISGHVVIPEQELLRLPRASKAISVAFPTLGAILETNRPDPAVVNGMVLSVSLPEELQNVLLTFEKLNKLEQVGAQCVGWHSAERRWDPRACQVRAHNASAVVCVCAHRRRTYGAFSILMAPAVPRSSLLDYITRVGLGLSILSLVLCLVVEAVVWQHVTKTEITYMRHFCLVNIAASLLVADVLFILAAIVHNAALNYQLCVAATFFLHFFYLALFFWMFTLGLLILYGLLLIFFKITRSVFLAAAFSIGYGCPLVISVLTVAITEPKNGYLRSGACWLNWYETKALLAFVVPALSIIVMNLIVVVVVVVKTGRSSLGDGCKSQDLSSMIRVSKNVALLTPLLGLTWGFGLATIIDSRSLAFHVVFALLNAFQGFFILLFGTLLDRKTREALRMNCFSSRRKWGLEKVKVIYFPVNG; from the exons ATGGATGTGAGGGTGATCTACTGCCTGCTCTTTTGGGCTGCACACTTCTTCCTGGCCGTGCCACACACCACTCCCAGG gttcTTGGTAACGAATCAAAGACTGGTTATGAGCAAG ATGCCTGTATAAATCTCATTCCCTGCCAAGATAATGGAGCAATTTGTATTCAGCCTTGCTCTCCCTCCTTCCATGGGGAGACAAGCTTTGTCTGTGAGGACAGAAAGTGGCAGATGCTGTCAGATGCTTGTGCAAGCCTGGATGTTCAGTCCCTTTTTCAG AGGATATCCCAAAGTGAACTCCCATGCTCTGGAGGACATCTTCCTTTTGTAGGAGGAGGAAAGCTAGGGCCTGGGAAGCCTGGAGATGGAGCAAAACATTTTGGTGCTGGGAATCATAGCTGCCAAGCTGATTTTTCATGCATCATCCCAGATATCCTGTCTTCACCAGCCATCCCAGGAAACATTGCTGATATAGTGGAATTGCTAAAGAAGATTTCCCTGCTGCTATCAGAGAATGTGACTAGAGGAAAAATGCAG AGTTACAGCAGGATAGCAAACCATATTCTCAACAGCTCCATCATTTCCAACTGGGCTTTTGTGAAGAACAGAAATGCTGGTTCAATATTACTGGACTCGGTGAATTTATTTGCTGGGAAACTTCTTCTAAGAAATGGGTCAGAAAGTATCCAGGAGCCCTTCATCGCCACCAAAGGCTACAGCATACACAGAAACACTTCAGGAAAGAGCTTTGACTTTTCCATGGAGTTCAACAGCACAGGCAATATTTCTGGCCACGTGGTGATTCCAGAGCAAGAGCTGCTGAGGTTGCCCAGAGCTTCCAAAGCCATCAGCGTTGCATTTCCAACGCTTGGAGCCATCCTGGAGACCAACCGGCCGGACCCCGCTGTTGTGAACGGGATGGTGCTGTCGGTGTCGCTGCCAGAGGAGCTCCAGAACGTTTTGCTCACCTTTGAGAAGCTGAACAagctggagcaggtgggggcTCAATGCGTGGGGTGGCACTCGGCTGAGCGGCGCTGGGACCCGCGGGCGTGCCAGGTGCGCGCGCACAACGCCAGCGCCGTGGTTTGCGTCTGCGCCCACCGGCGCCGCACCTACGGAGCCTTCTCCATCCTGATGGCCCCGGCCGTGCCACGGAGCTCCCTGCTGGACTACATCACACGGGTGGGCCTGGGGCTGTCCATTCTCAGCCTGGTCCTCTGCCTCGTCGTCGAGGCCGTGGTGTGGCAGCATGTCACCAAAACTGAAATCACCTACATGCGCCACTTCTGCTTGGTCAACATCGCTGCCTCGCTTCTCGTCGCTGACGTCCTGTTCATCCTGGCAGCCATTGTGCACAATGCAGCCCTGAACTACCAGCTGTGTGTGGCAGCcacttttttccttcactttttcTATCTTGCCCTGTTTTTTTGGATGTTTACCTTGGGCCTCTTAATTCTCTATggattattattaattttttttaagataacaAGATCTGTATTCTTAGCTGCAGCATTCTCTATTGGATATGGATGTCCCTTGGTCATATCTGTCCTCACTGTTGCTATTACTGAACCAAAAAATGGGTATTTAAGGAGTGGAGCTTGCTGGCTCAATTGGTATGAGACAAAAGCCCTTTTGGCTTTTGTTGTACCTGCCCTGAGCATCATTGTCATGAATCTCATTGTGGTAGTCGTGGTTGTGGTGAAGACTGGGAGATCCTCCCTTGGAGATGGCTGCAAGTCACAAGATTTGAGCAGCATGATCCGAGTCAGCAAAAACGTTGCCCTTCTGACACCTCTGCTAGGCCTCACCTGGGGCTTTGGGTTAGCCACAATCATTGACAGCCGCTCTCTGGCCTTCCACGTCGTGTTTGCGTTGCTGAACGCCTTCCAG GGATTCTTCATCCTGTTGTTTGGGACACTTCTGGACAGAAAG ACAAGAGAAGCCTTAAGGATGAACTGCTTTTCATCAAGGCGAAAGTGGGGTCTAGAAAAGGTAAAggttatttattttcctgttaaTGGCTAA
- the ADGRF4 gene encoding adhesion G protein-coupled receptor F4 isoform X1 — protein sequence MDVRVIYCLLFWAAHFFLAVPHTTPRVLGNESKTGYEQDACINLIPCQDNGAICIQPCSPSFHGETSFVCEDRKWQMLSDACASLDVQSLFQRISQSELPCSGGHLPFVGGGKLGPGKPGDGAKHFGAGNHSCQADFSCIIPDILSSPAIPGNIADIVELLKKISLLLSENVTRGKMQSYSRIANHILNSSIISNWAFVKNRNAGSILLDSVNLFAGKLLLRNGSESIQEPFIATKGYSIHRNTSGKSFDFSMEFNSTGNISGHVVIPEQELLRLPRASKAISVAFPTLGAILETNRPDPAVVNGMVLSVSLPEELQNVLLTFEKLNKLEQVGAQCVGWHSAERRWDPRACQVRAHNASAVVCVCAHRRRTYGAFSILMAPAVPRSSLLDYITRVGLGLSILSLVLCLVVEAVVWQHVTKTEITYMRHFCLVNIAASLLVADVLFILAAIVHNAALNYQLCVAATFFLHFFYLALFFWMFTLGLLILYGLLLIFFKITRSVFLAAAFSIGYGCPLVISVLTVAITEPKNGYLRSGACWLNWYETKALLAFVVPALSIIVMNLIVVVVVVVKTGRSSLGDGCKSQDLSSMIRVSKNVALLTPLLGLTWGFGLATIIDSRSLAFHVVFALLNAFQVSSGTLGAVWVLRPCAWHKGIRSKRGWQQVSVKSRISALPSTRCFPMAHARGIPGWCSRCRWVMGQTGLVGSE from the exons ATGGATGTGAGGGTGATCTACTGCCTGCTCTTTTGGGCTGCACACTTCTTCCTGGCCGTGCCACACACCACTCCCAGG gttcTTGGTAACGAATCAAAGACTGGTTATGAGCAAG ATGCCTGTATAAATCTCATTCCCTGCCAAGATAATGGAGCAATTTGTATTCAGCCTTGCTCTCCCTCCTTCCATGGGGAGACAAGCTTTGTCTGTGAGGACAGAAAGTGGCAGATGCTGTCAGATGCTTGTGCAAGCCTGGATGTTCAGTCCCTTTTTCAG AGGATATCCCAAAGTGAACTCCCATGCTCTGGAGGACATCTTCCTTTTGTAGGAGGAGGAAAGCTAGGGCCTGGGAAGCCTGGAGATGGAGCAAAACATTTTGGTGCTGGGAATCATAGCTGCCAAGCTGATTTTTCATGCATCATCCCAGATATCCTGTCTTCACCAGCCATCCCAGGAAACATTGCTGATATAGTGGAATTGCTAAAGAAGATTTCCCTGCTGCTATCAGAGAATGTGACTAGAGGAAAAATGCAG AGTTACAGCAGGATAGCAAACCATATTCTCAACAGCTCCATCATTTCCAACTGGGCTTTTGTGAAGAACAGAAATGCTGGTTCAATATTACTGGACTCGGTGAATTTATTTGCTGGGAAACTTCTTCTAAGAAATGGGTCAGAAAGTATCCAGGAGCCCTTCATCGCCACCAAAGGCTACAGCATACACAGAAACACTTCAGGAAAGAGCTTTGACTTTTCCATGGAGTTCAACAGCACAGGCAATATTTCTGGCCACGTGGTGATTCCAGAGCAAGAGCTGCTGAGGTTGCCCAGAGCTTCCAAAGCCATCAGCGTTGCATTTCCAACGCTTGGAGCCATCCTGGAGACCAACCGGCCGGACCCCGCTGTTGTGAACGGGATGGTGCTGTCGGTGTCGCTGCCAGAGGAGCTCCAGAACGTTTTGCTCACCTTTGAGAAGCTGAACAagctggagcaggtgggggcTCAATGCGTGGGGTGGCACTCGGCTGAGCGGCGCTGGGACCCGCGGGCGTGCCAGGTGCGCGCGCACAACGCCAGCGCCGTGGTTTGCGTCTGCGCCCACCGGCGCCGCACCTACGGAGCCTTCTCCATCCTGATGGCCCCGGCCGTGCCACGGAGCTCCCTGCTGGACTACATCACACGGGTGGGCCTGGGGCTGTCCATTCTCAGCCTGGTCCTCTGCCTCGTCGTCGAGGCCGTGGTGTGGCAGCATGTCACCAAAACTGAAATCACCTACATGCGCCACTTCTGCTTGGTCAACATCGCTGCCTCGCTTCTCGTCGCTGACGTCCTGTTCATCCTGGCAGCCATTGTGCACAATGCAGCCCTGAACTACCAGCTGTGTGTGGCAGCcacttttttccttcactttttcTATCTTGCCCTGTTTTTTTGGATGTTTACCTTGGGCCTCTTAATTCTCTATggattattattaattttttttaagataacaAGATCTGTATTCTTAGCTGCAGCATTCTCTATTGGATATGGATGTCCCTTGGTCATATCTGTCCTCACTGTTGCTATTACTGAACCAAAAAATGGGTATTTAAGGAGTGGAGCTTGCTGGCTCAATTGGTATGAGACAAAAGCCCTTTTGGCTTTTGTTGTACCTGCCCTGAGCATCATTGTCATGAATCTCATTGTGGTAGTCGTGGTTGTGGTGAAGACTGGGAGATCCTCCCTTGGAGATGGCTGCAAGTCACAAGATTTGAGCAGCATGATCCGAGTCAGCAAAAACGTTGCCCTTCTGACACCTCTGCTAGGCCTCACCTGGGGCTTTGGGTTAGCCACAATCATTGACAGCCGCTCTCTGGCCTTCCACGTCGTGTTTGCGTTGCTGAACGCCTTCCAGGTGAGTtctgggacactgggagcagTGTGGGTGCTCAGACCTTGCGCCTGGCATAAAGGTATCAGATCAaagaggggctggcagcaggtgtCTGTGAAAAGCAGGATCTCAGCTCTCCCTTCCACCCGGTGCTTTCCCATGGCACATGCACGAGGCATCCCGGGCTGGTGTTCTAGGTGCAGATGGGTCATGGGACAAACTGGTCTGGTTGGAAGTGAGTGA
- the ADGRF4 gene encoding adhesion G protein-coupled receptor F4 isoform X2 has product MVCCLSPCNSVCLVYFPDACINLIPCQDNGAICIQPCSPSFHGETSFVCEDRKWQMLSDACASLDVQSLFQRISQSELPCSGGHLPFVGGGKLGPGKPGDGAKHFGAGNHSCQADFSCIIPDILSSPAIPGNIADIVELLKKISLLLSENVTRGKMQSYSRIANHILNSSIISNWAFVKNRNAGSILLDSVNLFAGKLLLRNGSESIQEPFIATKGYSIHRNTSGKSFDFSMEFNSTGNISGHVVIPEQELLRLPRASKAISVAFPTLGAILETNRPDPAVVNGMVLSVSLPEELQNVLLTFEKLNKLEQVGAQCVGWHSAERRWDPRACQVRAHNASAVVCVCAHRRRTYGAFSILMAPAVPRSSLLDYITRVGLGLSILSLVLCLVVEAVVWQHVTKTEITYMRHFCLVNIAASLLVADVLFILAAIVHNAALNYQLCVAATFFLHFFYLALFFWMFTLGLLILYGLLLIFFKITRSVFLAAAFSIGYGCPLVISVLTVAITEPKNGYLRSGACWLNWYETKALLAFVVPALSIIVMNLIVVVVVVVKTGRSSLGDGCKSQDLSSMIRVSKNVALLTPLLGLTWGFGLATIIDSRSLAFHVVFALLNAFQVSSGTLGAVWVLRPCAWHKGIRSKRGWQQVSVKSRISALPSTRCFPMAHARGIPGWCSRCRWVMGQTGLVGSE; this is encoded by the exons ATGGTATGCTGTCTTTCACCATGTAACAGTGTCTGCTTGGTTTATTTTCCAGATGCCTGTATAAATCTCATTCCCTGCCAAGATAATGGAGCAATTTGTATTCAGCCTTGCTCTCCCTCCTTCCATGGGGAGACAAGCTTTGTCTGTGAGGACAGAAAGTGGCAGATGCTGTCAGATGCTTGTGCAAGCCTGGATGTTCAGTCCCTTTTTCAG AGGATATCCCAAAGTGAACTCCCATGCTCTGGAGGACATCTTCCTTTTGTAGGAGGAGGAAAGCTAGGGCCTGGGAAGCCTGGAGATGGAGCAAAACATTTTGGTGCTGGGAATCATAGCTGCCAAGCTGATTTTTCATGCATCATCCCAGATATCCTGTCTTCACCAGCCATCCCAGGAAACATTGCTGATATAGTGGAATTGCTAAAGAAGATTTCCCTGCTGCTATCAGAGAATGTGACTAGAGGAAAAATGCAG AGTTACAGCAGGATAGCAAACCATATTCTCAACAGCTCCATCATTTCCAACTGGGCTTTTGTGAAGAACAGAAATGCTGGTTCAATATTACTGGACTCGGTGAATTTATTTGCTGGGAAACTTCTTCTAAGAAATGGGTCAGAAAGTATCCAGGAGCCCTTCATCGCCACCAAAGGCTACAGCATACACAGAAACACTTCAGGAAAGAGCTTTGACTTTTCCATGGAGTTCAACAGCACAGGCAATATTTCTGGCCACGTGGTGATTCCAGAGCAAGAGCTGCTGAGGTTGCCCAGAGCTTCCAAAGCCATCAGCGTTGCATTTCCAACGCTTGGAGCCATCCTGGAGACCAACCGGCCGGACCCCGCTGTTGTGAACGGGATGGTGCTGTCGGTGTCGCTGCCAGAGGAGCTCCAGAACGTTTTGCTCACCTTTGAGAAGCTGAACAagctggagcaggtgggggcTCAATGCGTGGGGTGGCACTCGGCTGAGCGGCGCTGGGACCCGCGGGCGTGCCAGGTGCGCGCGCACAACGCCAGCGCCGTGGTTTGCGTCTGCGCCCACCGGCGCCGCACCTACGGAGCCTTCTCCATCCTGATGGCCCCGGCCGTGCCACGGAGCTCCCTGCTGGACTACATCACACGGGTGGGCCTGGGGCTGTCCATTCTCAGCCTGGTCCTCTGCCTCGTCGTCGAGGCCGTGGTGTGGCAGCATGTCACCAAAACTGAAATCACCTACATGCGCCACTTCTGCTTGGTCAACATCGCTGCCTCGCTTCTCGTCGCTGACGTCCTGTTCATCCTGGCAGCCATTGTGCACAATGCAGCCCTGAACTACCAGCTGTGTGTGGCAGCcacttttttccttcactttttcTATCTTGCCCTGTTTTTTTGGATGTTTACCTTGGGCCTCTTAATTCTCTATggattattattaattttttttaagataacaAGATCTGTATTCTTAGCTGCAGCATTCTCTATTGGATATGGATGTCCCTTGGTCATATCTGTCCTCACTGTTGCTATTACTGAACCAAAAAATGGGTATTTAAGGAGTGGAGCTTGCTGGCTCAATTGGTATGAGACAAAAGCCCTTTTGGCTTTTGTTGTACCTGCCCTGAGCATCATTGTCATGAATCTCATTGTGGTAGTCGTGGTTGTGGTGAAGACTGGGAGATCCTCCCTTGGAGATGGCTGCAAGTCACAAGATTTGAGCAGCATGATCCGAGTCAGCAAAAACGTTGCCCTTCTGACACCTCTGCTAGGCCTCACCTGGGGCTTTGGGTTAGCCACAATCATTGACAGCCGCTCTCTGGCCTTCCACGTCGTGTTTGCGTTGCTGAACGCCTTCCAGGTGAGTtctgggacactgggagcagTGTGGGTGCTCAGACCTTGCGCCTGGCATAAAGGTATCAGATCAaagaggggctggcagcaggtgtCTGTGAAAAGCAGGATCTCAGCTCTCCCTTCCACCCGGTGCTTTCCCATGGCACATGCACGAGGCATCCCGGGCTGGTGTTCTAGGTGCAGATGGGTCATGGGACAAACTGGTCTGGTTGGAAGTGAGTGA